The DNA sequence GAGTTGTGAAGATGAGAGGTGGAACGGGAAAACTGGTTTTGTAACCAATTTGACATTAATTGGAAAGACTGGTAAAACTTATTTCAGAGTAACAACTTATAAAAATAATCCAGGATGGAGGTAGCTATGATCAGTCAGCATGTCATAAAGACCATTGCCAAGGGACTGGCTATCGTCTCAATCTTAACTGGGACGTTCGCATTATCAAATATCAATCCACAGGTGGCCGAAGCGGCCATGGGCGAAACGAGAACTTCAGTCAACTTCCGGGTCGGACCTTCCACAAACTATTCCATCATCCGGAAACTGACCGCCGGAACGCCCATCGATGTCATCAGCCATAACTCATCCTGGTCCAGGATCAAGGAAGGCTCGACCATCGGCTATATTTCATCCTCCTACATCACCTTTACCTCCACCGGTCTCACCACCGGAACCGTCAATCTGCGCAAAGGTGCCGGCACCGGCTACTCCAGCCTGCTGAAGATCCCCGCCGGACAGACCGTTCAGGTTCTGGCCGGACCATCCAACAGCTGGTACAAGGTGGTCTTCAACAACCTGACCGGTTATGTGTACAAAAGCTACCTCCAGGTTACGGAGAACAGCGCTGTTCTGGAAACCCCCACTGCCAATCAGATTGTAGGGGAAACTCAGAAAAGCTATACTCTGACAGCCGATACTCCCAAATACATGAATGCCACGGATGCGGCAGCTCGTACAAACTCCGTCGGAACCTATGCCGCCGGCAGCTACTATATCTACAAAACTTCCAATGGTATGATGAATGTATCCAAAACAGAAGGACAGGCCGGCGCCTGGATCAACCCCACGGCTCCTCCGGCTGTCTCAGCCCCCGCTGCCCCCACCGATCCCTATGCCGGGTACACCAAGATGACCTGGTCCTTCACCTTCTACACCAACCTCGCTTCCGAAAATGGCGGCTGGACCACCACCGCACTGGGAACCCGCCTGCGCTACGGC is a window from the Clostridiaceae bacterium HFYG-1003 genome containing:
- a CDS encoding SH3 domain-containing protein; the encoded protein is MISQHVIKTIAKGLAIVSILTGTFALSNINPQVAEAAMGETRTSVNFRVGPSTNYSIIRKLTAGTPIDVISHNSSWSRIKEGSTIGYISSSYITFTSTGLTTGTVNLRKGAGTGYSSLLKIPAGQTVQVLAGPSNSWYKVVFNNLTGYVYKSYLQVTENSAVLETPTANQIVGETQKSYTLTADTPKYMNATDAAARTNSVGTYAAGSYYIYKTSNGMMNVSKTEGQAGAWINPTAPPAVSAPAAPTDPYAGYTKMTWSFTFYTNLASENGGWTTTALGTRLRYGVLASNYWPLRSKVSLPGWGDFTIEDRGGSSFDSKYRMDMLIPRNSGESDYQYKTRVNNMGIKSITGYIKPYK